The following coding sequences lie in one Seriola aureovittata isolate HTS-2021-v1 ecotype China chromosome 5, ASM2101889v1, whole genome shotgun sequence genomic window:
- the tmem230b gene encoding transmembrane protein 230b has product MPARNVVSNGIPNSKVRYSRLASDDDGYIDLQFKKSPPKVPYKAIALATVLFLIGSLLIIIGALLLAGYFEVTHTDRTVPVLIIGILVFLPGIYHLRIAYYASKGYPGYSYDDIPDFDD; this is encoded by the exons ATGCCTGCTCGTAACGTTGTGTCCAACGGGATTCCTAACAGCAAAGTTAGGTACTCAAGGCTAGCCTCTGATGATGACGGCTACATTGACCTACAG TTCAAAAAGAGCCCACCCAAAGTCCCATACAAAGCCATAGCACTAGCCACAGTCCTCTTCTTAATCGGCTCTCTGTTAATCATTATTGGCGCCCTTCTCCTGGCTGGATACTTTGAGGTCACT CACACAGACCGAACTGTGCCTGTCCTCATCATTGGGATCCTTGTCTTCCTGCCTGGAATATACCACCTACGGATAGCTTACTATGCATCAAAGGGCTACCCAGGGTACTCCTATGATGATATCCCAGACTTTGATGACTGA